Proteins encoded by one window of Companilactobacillus ginsenosidimutans:
- the argC gene encoding N-acetyl-gamma-glutamyl-phosphate reductase — protein MNVGLVGVTGYSGSVLFELLLRHPNVDQVNLYGHAQTEAQSLETVMPQLRRRDNILPYNPADIMKNNQMVFFATSAGVTTELAKPFIDANFPVIDLAGDYRLKSRDVYKKWYKKEAPSTEYLNKSHYGLTDFTSSKGETYVSNPGCYATSTILALAPLVQNHLIDPTSIVVDAKSGTSGAGKKLTQLTHFSQTNENLQLYKVNQHQHIPEIVQQLQEWDENVPYIQFTTTLLPLTRGIMASCYAKAKSDVTEKDVRDAFVRTYSDDTFVNATEGVFPALKQVVGTNFCDIGYQLNPVTHQIVIVSVIDNLLKGAAGQAIQNFNQMFGFEPETGLNLIPVLPI, from the coding sequence ATGAATGTTGGTCTAGTCGGAGTTACCGGATATAGCGGTAGCGTTCTTTTTGAATTATTGTTACGACACCCTAACGTTGATCAAGTCAACTTATACGGACACGCACAAACTGAAGCACAATCTCTAGAAACGGTAATGCCTCAACTGCGACGACGCGATAACATTTTGCCTTATAATCCTGCTGATATCATGAAAAATAACCAAATGGTCTTTTTCGCAACATCTGCCGGTGTAACTACTGAGTTAGCTAAGCCTTTTATCGATGCTAACTTCCCAGTAATTGATTTAGCCGGTGACTATCGGTTGAAGTCACGTGACGTTTACAAGAAATGGTACAAGAAAGAAGCTCCAAGTACTGAATACTTGAACAAGTCACATTATGGATTAACAGATTTTACTAGTTCTAAGGGAGAAACTTATGTTTCAAACCCTGGCTGCTATGCCACTTCAACAATTTTGGCCTTAGCTCCACTAGTACAAAATCATTTAATTGACCCTACTTCAATCGTGGTGGATGCCAAATCTGGTACTTCCGGTGCGGGAAAGAAATTGACTCAATTAACTCATTTCAGTCAAACAAATGAAAATCTGCAACTGTATAAGGTAAATCAACATCAACATATTCCAGAAATTGTTCAACAATTACAAGAATGGGACGAGAACGTACCTTATATTCAGTTCACAACAACCTTATTACCACTAACTCGTGGAATAATGGCCAGTTGCTACGCAAAGGCAAAATCTGACGTAACTGAAAAAGATGTACGGGATGCTTTCGTCCGAACATACTCAGATGACACCTTTGTAAATGCTACTGAAGGAGTTTTCCCAGCTTTGAAACAAGTTGTCGGAACTAACTTCTGTGACATCGGTTATCAATTAAACCCTGTTACCCATCAAATCGTAATAGTTAGTGTTATTGATAACCTCCTAAAAGGTGCCGCTGGACAAGCAATCCAAAACTTTAATCAAATGTTTGGTTTTGAACCAGAGACAGGATTGAACCTAATCCCTGTACTACCAATTTAG
- a CDS encoding NrtR DNA-binding winged helix domain-containing protein produces MNSTENLTVNIVNIIWSFDSNSEKVMVLLIKNSRAPYTDKWGLPTTLLRVNENAEEASLRLIREKIGIDLPNFYTEQLETFSNVHRSLDKREIALTYMTYLPSMPDLTPGYGAKDAAWFAVDYDQTSYVLKYQNFVFHTLADTVSENDFYQKVDQLDASKNLISDHSLILREAFKRVTNRLDYLPTILLILGDSFTLKKAREVYATFNKRSVNEIDNSNFRKTHGHLFSEVGFEHGKSGRPAKLYKLAQILDPR; encoded by the coding sequence ATGAACTCAACTGAAAATTTGACTGTTAACATCGTGAATATCATCTGGAGCTTTGACTCTAACTCAGAAAAAGTCATGGTCTTATTAATCAAAAACTCCCGAGCTCCATATACCGATAAATGGGGCCTTCCAACGACCCTATTACGAGTCAACGAAAACGCTGAAGAGGCCTCTCTTCGTTTAATCCGGGAAAAAATTGGCATCGATCTCCCCAATTTTTATACTGAACAATTGGAAACTTTCAGTAATGTTCATCGCAGTTTAGACAAACGTGAGATTGCTTTGACTTATATGACCTACTTACCTTCCATGCCCGACTTAACACCTGGATACGGTGCTAAGGATGCAGCATGGTTTGCTGTCGATTATGATCAAACTTCTTATGTTTTGAAATATCAAAACTTCGTATTTCACACTTTGGCCGATACAGTCTCCGAAAATGATTTTTATCAAAAAGTTGATCAACTTGACGCATCAAAAAATTTAATCTCTGACCATTCCCTTATTTTGCGAGAAGCATTTAAACGTGTTACTAATCGTCTAGATTATCTTCCAACTATCCTTTTGATTTTAGGGGATAGTTTTACTCTGAAAAAAGCACGTGAAGTATACGCAACTTTTAATAAAAGATCTGTCAATGAAATCGACAATTCCAATTTCCGAAAAACGCATGGGCATTTGTTTTCTGAAGTTGGATTTGAGCATGGAAAAAGCGGCCGTCCTGCTAAACTTTACAAATTAGCTCAAATTCTTGACCCTCGATAA
- the argJ gene encoding bifunctional glutamate N-acetyltransferase/amino-acid acetyltransferase ArgJ: protein MKTSSEDAIAYNVVPFAWPKGYQSDGIHAGLREGKDMGWIYSEVPAQAAGTYTTNQFQAAPTKLTKQTINIKHELQAVVMNSANANSVTGDQGMIDAKKVQQLVANKLNIEQQLVGVASTGIIGVPLPMDIMEHGISELELKDNTDVTKAILTTDKHAKTVSVQLTVENKPVTISGFCKGSGMIHPKMATMLGFVVTDAKISDGLLQPMLSHEVDSTFNQITVDGDTSTNDMVVTLANGAAGNTEITEQSADYPAFVSAFNKVLSELAKDIAKDGEGSTKLVEVNVKNAANHDDAQKVSKAIVGSNLVKAAIFGEDANWGRIIAAIGQTNAKVDINHTSVWLNGLALVDNSASANFDEAEMKKTLESNTITILVDLNSGTATGQAWGCDLTYNYVRINASYRS from the coding sequence ATGAAGACATCTTCAGAAGACGCAATTGCCTACAATGTTGTGCCCTTTGCTTGGCCAAAGGGCTATCAATCAGATGGGATCCACGCAGGTTTGCGTGAGGGCAAAGACATGGGCTGGATTTATTCCGAGGTACCAGCTCAAGCTGCAGGAACTTATACAACTAACCAATTTCAAGCTGCACCAACGAAACTAACAAAACAAACAATTAACATCAAACATGAACTTCAAGCAGTCGTAATGAATTCAGCTAATGCGAACTCAGTTACCGGCGACCAAGGCATGATTGACGCTAAAAAAGTTCAACAACTCGTTGCTAACAAGCTTAATATTGAACAACAACTCGTCGGAGTTGCTTCCACAGGTATCATCGGCGTACCATTGCCAATGGATATCATGGAACATGGTATTTCAGAACTAGAATTAAAAGACAATACAGATGTCACTAAAGCAATTTTGACTACTGATAAGCATGCCAAAACTGTGTCAGTTCAATTGACAGTGGAAAATAAACCTGTAACTATCTCAGGTTTTTGCAAAGGTTCAGGAATGATTCATCCAAAAATGGCTACCATGCTAGGATTCGTCGTTACTGATGCAAAAATTTCTGATGGATTATTACAACCCATGTTGAGTCACGAAGTTGATTCGACATTTAACCAAATCACCGTTGATGGTGACACTTCAACCAATGACATGGTGGTAACTTTGGCAAATGGTGCAGCGGGTAACACTGAAATCACAGAGCAAAGTGCTGATTATCCCGCATTTGTCAGTGCCTTCAATAAAGTACTCAGTGAACTAGCTAAGGACATCGCCAAAGATGGAGAGGGTTCAACTAAATTAGTCGAAGTAAATGTTAAAAATGCTGCTAACCATGATGACGCACAAAAAGTTTCCAAAGCCATCGTTGGTTCAAACTTAGTCAAAGCTGCTATCTTTGGTGAAGATGCTAACTGGGGCAGAATTATTGCCGCAATTGGTCAAACTAACGCCAAAGTTGATATCAACCACACATCAGTCTGGTTGAACGGGCTAGCCCTTGTTGATAACAGTGCTAGTGCCAACTTTGATGAAGCAGAAATGAAAAAAACACTGGAGAGCAATACAATCACAATTTTAGTAGATTTGAATTCCGGAACTGCTACAGGCCAAGCTTGGGGCTGTGACCTCACTTATAATTACGTCCGAATTAACGCTTCATACAGGAGCTAA
- a CDS encoding ABC transporter permease, with protein MNLIVSTISQGLIWSIMAIGLFITFRILDFPDMTVEGAFPLGAVTTVMFIQRGMNPELAMLIAFIFGCLAGFMTAFMYAKMNIPSLLAGILTMTGLYSVNLRILGKANMSLTKPTNVFNQFGLDKLPTNFNGIFVGIILLAVIIFLLTLFLNTEKGQALISTGDNETMAASLGINTTSMKFIGIMISNGIVALTGGLIAQQNGFADVNMGIGSIVIGLSAIIIGEVIYPNVPLSIRIITIVIGSIVYRLILMIVLQLGFNTNDLKLISAIILALCLALPTIREQFFRAFRNGVKTK; from the coding sequence ATGAATCTAATCGTCTCAACAATTAGCCAAGGTTTAATCTGGTCAATTATGGCCATCGGATTGTTTATTACCTTCCGAATTCTCGATTTTCCTGATATGACCGTTGAAGGCGCTTTCCCACTCGGTGCCGTCACAACTGTAATGTTCATACAACGCGGAATGAACCCCGAATTAGCAATGTTAATTGCCTTTATCTTCGGATGTTTAGCTGGTTTCATGACTGCATTCATGTATGCCAAAATGAATATTCCGAGTTTGCTAGCAGGTATCTTAACAATGACAGGACTTTACTCAGTCAATTTAAGGATTTTGGGAAAAGCTAATATGTCATTAACTAAGCCAACCAACGTCTTCAACCAATTTGGTTTAGACAAATTACCCACAAACTTCAACGGAATTTTCGTTGGAATAATTTTGTTAGCAGTAATTATCTTCCTATTAACACTCTTCTTGAACACAGAAAAAGGACAGGCCCTCATCTCAACTGGTGACAACGAAACAATGGCTGCATCCCTTGGTATCAATACAACTTCAATGAAGTTCATCGGTATCATGATTTCAAACGGAATCGTAGCCTTAACAGGTGGATTAATTGCTCAACAAAACGGATTCGCCGACGTCAACATGGGTATCGGATCCATTGTTATCGGACTTTCAGCCATCATCATTGGTGAAGTGATTTATCCAAACGTTCCATTAAGTATTCGTATTATTACTATAGTAATAGGTAGTATCGTGTACCGCCTAATCCTAATGATCGTGCTCCAACTAGGATTCAACACCAACGACTTGAAACTAATTTCAGCCATCATCTTGGCACTATGCCTTGCCCTACCAACAATTCGTGAGCAATTCTTCCGTGCCTTTAGAAATGGGGTAAAAACCAAATGA
- a CDS encoding DMT family transporter codes for MIAVLVGLIIGIWQPIQTSINSRLKVSIGSPYLASLFSFGTGTILLALFNFSIYHTMALFPSELFHTQPIWFWIGGAFGVIYLTSNILLFPNLGSVQTAIMPILGQIMMGLLIDNFALFGSMHQPFTWIRAIGALLVVAGVFGAVALNTYLTERKLKKKQHHAKGLMLWRLLGIVAGMFSATQTAINGHVGTVVESSLKSAFLSFFGGTITLFIIVLILHPPLKLEKAAGGNPWWMWTGGIIGAFCVLGNAYIVPIVGTGLAVVIILVGVTTGSLIIDQFGILESKKNPITIIQILSLLVMILGVVMIRLY; via the coding sequence ATGATTGCTGTTTTAGTTGGTTTGATAATCGGTATTTGGCAACCTATTCAAACTAGTATAAATTCTAGATTGAAAGTTTCCATAGGCTCGCCTTATCTAGCTTCACTCTTTTCCTTTGGAACAGGGACAATTTTGCTCGCATTGTTTAACTTTTCCATTTATCACACAATGGCACTGTTTCCGAGTGAATTATTCCATACACAACCAATCTGGTTTTGGATTGGTGGAGCTTTTGGGGTTATTTATTTAACCTCAAATATTTTGTTGTTCCCAAATCTAGGTAGTGTTCAGACTGCCATTATGCCCATTTTGGGACAAATAATGATGGGATTATTGATTGATAATTTTGCTCTATTCGGCTCCATGCATCAGCCATTCACTTGGATAAGAGCTATCGGTGCTTTGCTAGTTGTTGCGGGTGTCTTTGGTGCAGTTGCGCTAAATACTTACCTGACCGAAAGAAAATTAAAAAAGAAACAGCACCATGCTAAAGGTTTGATGTTGTGGCGTTTACTTGGTATCGTTGCTGGTATGTTTAGTGCCACTCAAACTGCTATTAATGGACACGTTGGTACGGTCGTTGAATCAAGTTTGAAATCTGCTTTCTTATCATTTTTTGGAGGGACAATCACTTTATTCATAATTGTATTAATCTTGCATCCCCCATTGAAGTTAGAAAAAGCTGCTGGTGGAAATCCTTGGTGGATGTGGACTGGTGGAATCATTGGAGCATTTTGCGTCCTTGGTAATGCCTACATCGTTCCCATTGTCGGAACAGGATTAGCTGTAGTTATCATCTTAGTTGGTGTTACAACCGGAAGTTTGATAATCGACCAATTTGGAATTTTGGAATCCAAGAAAAATCCAATTACAATTATTCAAATATTAAGTTTGCTCGTCATGATACTTGGTGTTGTGATGATAAGACTTTACTAA
- a CDS encoding ABC transporter ATP-binding protein, translating into MKPIMEIDNAVKTIYNDNQNLNILDGINLKIYPKDFIVVLGTNGAGKSTLLDAITGANSITSGKILLNDDDITGKNLAKRSKFISRVYQDPKLGTSPRMTVAENLLLAKRRGLPRRLRLRHLKDNMESFEKLTADLPTLDNRLNTFTDNLSGGQRQTLSFLMAIIQKPELLLLDEHTAALDPQTSQELMELTDKTVKDKELTCLMVTHNLSEAVKYGNRLIVLKKGKIILDLDTEAKAKLKEEDLLEYF; encoded by the coding sequence ATGAAACCAATCATGGAAATAGATAACGCCGTTAAGACAATTTATAACGACAATCAAAATTTAAATATTTTAGATGGTATCAACTTAAAAATTTATCCCAAAGACTTCATCGTAGTCCTAGGAACAAACGGTGCCGGCAAGTCCACACTGCTTGACGCAATAACCGGCGCCAATTCCATCACTTCTGGAAAAATTTTATTGAACGATGATGACATCACTGGAAAAAATTTAGCTAAACGAAGTAAATTTATTTCACGTGTCTACCAGGATCCCAAATTAGGAACATCTCCAAGGATGACAGTAGCTGAGAATTTGCTCTTAGCAAAACGCCGCGGACTCCCTCGCAGGTTACGTTTACGTCATCTAAAAGACAACATGGAATCATTCGAAAAATTAACCGCAGACCTACCCACATTGGATAATCGTCTAAACACATTTACCGACAATCTATCAGGTGGTCAACGCCAAACTTTGAGTTTTCTAATGGCAATCATTCAAAAACCAGAGTTGCTGCTATTGGATGAACATACTGCTGCGCTTGACCCTCAAACTAGTCAGGAACTTATGGAGTTAACTGACAAAACTGTTAAGGATAAAGAGCTTACTTGTTTGATGGTTACGCATAACTTGAGCGAAGCTGTTAAGTATGGCAATCGATTGATTGTTTTGAAAAAAGGTAAGATTATTTTGGATCTTGATACTGAGGCTAAGGCTAAGTTGAAAGAAGAAGATTTACTCGAGTATTTCTAA
- a CDS encoding MFS transporter, giving the protein MVLGTAWLFDAADVGLLSFIMPLIKKEWALTPGQLGSVGAITTVGMMIGAILFGYLADRFGKKNIIIITLLVFSISNLGLALTQNVYQFMIIRFITGIGLGGELPVAATIIADSFSGDKRSKMLILVDSFWAIGWIFASLLAFLFMPIYGWRPTVIITSLMALYTLVLRRHLSDEHNVKNNKLNLKVSLAQIWSPEFRRATICLSILWFIIMFVYYGLFLWLPSVLIARGFSMIHSFGYTLITSFAQLPGYFLAAFLMDKISRKKVLFIYLLGTLIGSFLFATANSSGMVIFSSILLSFFTLGAWGIMIAMTPTQYPITHRGTGIGFTQAIGRIGATIGPYLIGVSLGLKVSITTIFFYFVIALIIGLLITTFGLKDNDQVDQAR; this is encoded by the coding sequence ATGGTTCTTGGAACTGCTTGGCTATTTGACGCTGCTGATGTGGGATTACTATCTTTCATCATGCCATTGATCAAAAAAGAATGGGCACTAACACCGGGACAACTTGGTTCAGTCGGTGCCATCACAACTGTTGGTATGATGATTGGGGCAATTTTGTTCGGTTATCTAGCTGATCGTTTTGGTAAAAAGAACATCATTATTATTACATTATTGGTTTTTTCAATTAGTAACTTAGGTTTAGCATTAACTCAAAACGTTTATCAATTCATGATTATTCGTTTTATTACTGGTATCGGATTAGGTGGGGAGCTACCAGTTGCAGCAACAATTATCGCTGATTCATTCTCCGGTGATAAACGTTCGAAGATGCTAATTTTAGTAGATAGCTTCTGGGCTATTGGTTGGATTTTCGCATCATTACTAGCATTCTTGTTCATGCCAATTTATGGATGGCGTCCAACTGTAATCATCACTTCATTAATGGCACTTTATACTTTAGTATTGCGCCGTCATTTATCTGATGAGCATAATGTTAAGAACAATAAATTAAATTTAAAAGTATCATTAGCACAAATATGGTCACCAGAATTCCGTCGTGCGACAATTTGTTTAAGTATTTTATGGTTCATAATTATGTTCGTATATTACGGACTATTCCTATGGCTACCTAGTGTATTAATTGCTCGTGGTTTTTCAATGATCCACAGTTTTGGATACACTTTAATTACTAGTTTTGCCCAATTACCTGGATATTTCTTAGCTGCCTTTTTGATGGATAAGATTAGTCGTAAAAAAGTTCTCTTCATTTATTTATTAGGAACATTGATAGGATCATTCTTATTCGCCACAGCCAATTCATCAGGTATGGTAATCTTCAGTAGTATTCTCCTCTCCTTCTTCACCTTAGGTGCATGGGGAATTATGATTGCAATGACTCCGACACAATATCCAATCACTCACCGTGGAACCGGAATTGGTTTCACTCAAGCCATCGGTAGAATCGGTGCAACAATTGGACCTTATTTAATCGGTGTATCATTAGGATTAAAAGTAAGCATTACAACAATCTTCTTCTACTTCGTAATTGCTCTAATTATCGGATTGTTAATTACAACTTTCGGATTAAAAGACAACGACCAAGTCGATCAAGCTAGATAA
- the argB gene encoding acetylglutamate kinase, with amino-acid sequence MKETIVIKIGGNASDQLPETFFTQLKDWWKQGKQILIIHGGGPQISQWSEKMHLSVKKIDGIRVTNSDTLDITKAVLLGMVQPKLCQFVNNAGLPVIGMNASDNHLLQGKYLNQEEYGEVGQVTNINKTWLNEQLQDQIGILAPLAQTADGHWLNVNADMAAATIAIQLGAESLVLLTDVPGVLNSGKVVPQLTETDANKLYQKDIIKSGMMPKIQASFKALKNGVNQTFITNDLGRPGTQFQYNTTV; translated from the coding sequence ATGAAGGAAACAATTGTTATTAAAATAGGTGGAAACGCGAGTGATCAATTGCCAGAAACTTTCTTTACTCAATTGAAAGATTGGTGGAAGCAAGGTAAGCAAATTTTAATTATTCATGGTGGAGGTCCACAAATTTCACAATGGAGTGAAAAGATGCACCTCTCAGTCAAAAAAATTGATGGTATTAGAGTTACAAATTCCGATACATTGGATATTACAAAAGCTGTTCTTCTCGGAATGGTTCAACCAAAACTTTGTCAATTTGTAAATAATGCCGGATTACCTGTCATCGGCATGAACGCAAGTGACAATCACTTACTCCAAGGTAAATATTTAAACCAAGAAGAATACGGTGAAGTCGGACAAGTAACTAACATCAATAAAACTTGGCTCAATGAACAATTACAAGATCAAATCGGTATTTTGGCACCTCTAGCACAAACTGCAGATGGGCATTGGCTAAACGTCAACGCTGACATGGCTGCAGCCACGATTGCCATTCAATTAGGCGCAGAATCATTGGTTCTGTTGACCGATGTACCAGGAGTTTTGAACTCCGGCAAAGTAGTTCCCCAACTAACAGAAACAGACGCAAACAAGCTGTATCAAAAAGATATTATTAAGTCAGGTATGATGCCAAAAATTCAAGCTTCATTCAAAGCTTTGAAAAACGGTGTCAACCAGACATTTATCACTAACGACTTAGGCCGTCCGGGAACACAATTTCAATACAACACAACAGTATAA
- a CDS encoding acetylornithine transaminase, whose product MENVFPTYSRFPFDLVEGHDVFLTDNNGKTYLDFTSGIGVCSFGYSNELIQKNVEDQAKKIWHTSNLYESAIQDKVAGQLTNDDQLAFFCNSGTEANEAAFKLARKYSGKTTVLAFNNGFHGRTYGSMSLTGNPDIRVGFTPLVPDVKFADYNDEKAISKITSDLAAVILEVIQGEGGVVVADKSWLADVQKACKENDVLLIIDEVQTGIGRTGTKFAYEQFDLDPDIVTSAKALGNGTPIGAMIGNKKLASAFGPGTHGTTFGGNKLSMAAASGVLEQLTPDFLKEVQAKSKLLWEKLNTEIKPLPVVTSITGLGFMVGIHLDEKVPVGDVIGQLQDAGLLTISAKHNTLRLLPPLIMDESNITKGIGLIKSVLDN is encoded by the coding sequence ATGGAAAATGTATTCCCAACATATTCACGTTTCCCCTTCGATTTAGTTGAAGGACACGACGTATTTTTAACAGATAATAATGGAAAAACTTATTTAGATTTTACAAGTGGAATTGGTGTTTGTAGCTTTGGTTACAGCAACGAGCTCATTCAAAAGAACGTTGAAGACCAAGCTAAGAAAATTTGGCACACTTCAAACTTGTACGAAAGTGCTATTCAAGACAAAGTTGCTGGCCAACTAACAAACGATGACCAATTAGCTTTCTTCTGTAACTCAGGTACTGAAGCTAACGAAGCAGCCTTCAAATTAGCACGTAAATACAGTGGCAAAACAACCGTCTTAGCTTTTAACAATGGATTCCATGGACGTACCTACGGATCAATGTCGCTAACCGGCAATCCTGATATTCGAGTAGGATTCACCCCACTAGTACCAGACGTTAAATTTGCTGATTATAATGACGAAAAAGCTATTTCGAAAATCACTTCCGATTTAGCTGCCGTAATCCTGGAAGTTATTCAAGGTGAAGGTGGAGTCGTTGTAGCTGACAAATCATGGTTAGCAGACGTTCAAAAAGCATGTAAAGAAAACGATGTACTCTTAATTATCGACGAAGTCCAAACTGGAATTGGTCGTACAGGTACAAAATTCGCTTATGAACAATTCGATTTAGATCCAGACATAGTTACTTCAGCTAAGGCTTTAGGGAACGGAACACCAATCGGAGCAATGATTGGTAACAAGAAATTAGCGAGCGCTTTTGGACCAGGAACTCATGGCACGACTTTCGGTGGTAATAAACTATCAATGGCAGCCGCAAGTGGAGTTCTGGAACAACTCACTCCTGATTTCTTGAAAGAAGTACAAGCAAAGTCCAAGCTACTTTGGGAAAAATTGAATACTGAGATCAAACCTTTACCAGTGGTTACAAGTATTACTGGATTAGGATTTATGGTCGGAATTCATTTGGACGAAAAAGTACCTGTTGGCGATGTAATTGGTCAACTCCAAGATGCTGGATTGCTTACTATTTCGGCTAAACACAATACGTTGAGATTGTTACCTCCTTTGATAATGGATGAGTCTAATATTACAAAAGGTATTGGGTTAATTAAGTCAGTTTTAGATAATTAG
- the trpX gene encoding tryptophan ABC transporter substrate-binding protein, with protein MKHTKRLYGTLVFLFAFLVFAFFYVGHAQNNNKNKIPKVGVLQLLSHPALDEINRGLDDTLKKNGYENGKNIHIIFQNAQGDQSNLRTISKQFVEDNVDVAVGIATPSVQSLKNATSTIPIVMGAVTDPKGFGIVPSNSHPGGNITGISDQAPLADQFKLMKQIMPNMKRLGIIYTSSDMSATTETKKMKKLASAQGIDVTVSSISNINDLEQVSTNLSQNVDAIFVPTDNTIASGMKLLSSVAAKQNVPIFPAADTMVKDGGLATLGLSQYELGQKAGEDVVKILRHKAKVGDIPVTFIKKGHLIINEKMAKKLNITFPDSVIQKAQKEGRIIK; from the coding sequence ATGAAACATACCAAGAGATTGTACGGAACACTCGTATTCTTATTTGCATTCCTAGTATTCGCATTTTTCTACGTCGGACATGCACAAAATAACAATAAAAATAAAATTCCTAAAGTTGGAGTCTTACAGCTCTTATCACATCCAGCCTTGGATGAAATCAACCGGGGACTTGATGATACTTTGAAGAAGAACGGCTACGAAAATGGTAAGAACATCCACATCATTTTCCAAAATGCCCAAGGGGATCAAAGTAACCTTCGAACAATCAGTAAACAATTTGTCGAAGATAATGTCGACGTTGCCGTTGGTATCGCAACACCTTCAGTCCAATCACTGAAAAATGCCACATCAACAATCCCAATCGTCATGGGCGCCGTAACTGACCCCAAAGGCTTCGGAATCGTGCCAAGTAACAGCCATCCAGGTGGCAACATCACCGGAATTTCCGACCAAGCACCACTCGCTGATCAATTCAAACTAATGAAGCAAATCATGCCAAACATGAAACGCCTCGGAATAATTTACACATCCAGTGATATGTCAGCCACCACTGAGACTAAAAAAATGAAGAAACTCGCATCAGCTCAGGGCATAGACGTCACAGTTTCCAGCATCAGCAACATTAATGATTTGGAACAAGTTTCAACTAATCTTTCTCAAAACGTCGACGCCATCTTCGTCCCAACTGACAACACAATTGCGAGTGGTATGAAATTATTATCAAGCGTCGCCGCAAAACAAAATGTTCCTATCTTCCCTGCCGCCGATACGATGGTAAAAGATGGAGGTCTTGCCACCCTCGGATTGAGTCAATATGAACTCGGTCAAAAAGCTGGTGAGGATGTTGTTAAAATTTTGCGTCACAAAGCAAAAGTCGGCGACATTCCTGTTACCTTCATTAAGAAAGGCCACTTAATCATCAATGAAAAAATGGCCAAGAAACTTAACATCACATTCCCAGATTCAGTAATTCAAAAAGCTCAAAAAGAAGGAAGGATAATCAAATGA